One part of the Vitis riparia cultivar Riparia Gloire de Montpellier isolate 1030 chromosome 15, EGFV_Vit.rip_1.0, whole genome shotgun sequence genome encodes these proteins:
- the LOC117932426 gene encoding uncharacterized protein LOC117932426 isoform X1, with translation MGLVQSIKRRGSPVAFIPLLLMGKELTPQKLASRAIQMFYSDPADYDTLEGFHSEILSIFEIANSAFPGRHFEAPSREKVEKAFTEWKSSSDVEKEKIFMELLKNTKPGEIDNITLIVGLATPPFSMVAKRAGENVTPFKMIQNVPDALFVPTVTVLMLFSVKLIRKAMEKYSEEAEYKEKKREEKRKEERRKGR, from the exons ATGGGGCTTGTCCAGAGTATCAAGCGTAGAGGTTCTCCAGTGGCTTTCATCCCTTTGCTTCTCATGGGAAAAG AGTTGACGCCACAAAAATTAGCGAGCCGTGCAATTCAGATGTTTTACAGTGATCCTGCGGACTATGACACCCTGGAGGGCTTCCATTCAGAAATTCTCAGTATCTTCGA AATTGCCAACTCTGCGTTCCCTGGTAGACATTTTGAAGCACCATCACGTGAGAAAGTAGAG AAGGCTTTTACAGAATGGAAAAGCTCTAGTGATGTGGAAAAGGAGAAAATATTCATGGAGTTGCTTAAGAACACAAAGCCTGGCGAGATAGATAACATTACCCTGATAGTAGGCCTGGCAACACCACCTTTCTCCATGGTGGCAAAGAGAGCAGGAGAGAATGTGACTCCCTTCAAAATGATCCAGAATGTCCCCGACGCCTTGTTTGTGCCCACAGTCACAGTGCTGATGCTTTTCTCCGTTAAGCTGATCAGAAAGGCTATGGAAAAATATAGTGAAGAAGcagaatacaaagaaaaaaagagagaggagaaacgaaaagaagagagaagaaaaggaagatga
- the LOC117932426 gene encoding uncharacterized protein LOC117932426 isoform X2, with amino-acid sequence MGLVQSIKRRGSPVAFIPLLLMGKELTPQKLASRAIQMFYSDPADYDTLEGFHSEILSIFEIANSAFPGRHFEAPSREKVEPEGFYRMEKL; translated from the exons ATGGGGCTTGTCCAGAGTATCAAGCGTAGAGGTTCTCCAGTGGCTTTCATCCCTTTGCTTCTCATGGGAAAAG AGTTGACGCCACAAAAATTAGCGAGCCGTGCAATTCAGATGTTTTACAGTGATCCTGCGGACTATGACACCCTGGAGGGCTTCCATTCAGAAATTCTCAGTATCTTCGA AATTGCCAACTCTGCGTTCCCTGGTAGACATTTTGAAGCACCATCACGTGAGAAAGTAGAG ccagAAGGCTTTTACAGAATGGAAAAGCTCTAG
- the LOC117932497 gene encoding pentatricopeptide repeat-containing protein At2g44880-like isoform X1 produces MRGNQQQSLWSQIERKCLSLLQQSTTRANLLQIHAFMLRNALETNPNLFTKFIATCSSIALLAPLYDPLVGIVHARRVFDHRPHRDDAFLCNSMIKAYVGMRQYSESFALYRDLRRNTSFTPDSFTFSVLAKSCALNMAIWEGQEIHSHVVAVGFGLDLYAATALVDMYAKFGKMDCARKLFDEMIERSQVSWTALIGGYVRSGDMDNAGKLFDQMIEKDSAAFNTMIDAYVKLGDMCSARKLFDEMPERSVVSWTIMIYGYCSNGNLDSARSLFDGMPEKNLFSWNAMISGYCQNKQPYEALKLFHEMQSTTSLEPDEVTIVSVLPAIADLGALDLGGWVHRFVRRKKLDRATNVGTALIDMYAKCGEIVKARGVFDNMPEKETASWNALINGFAINGRAKEALGLFMEMNHKGFKPNEITMIGVLSACNHSGLVEEGKRWFKAMEEFGLTPKIEHYGCMVDLLGRAGCLQEAEKLMESMPYEANGIILSSFLFACGYSKDVARAERVLEEAIKMEAWNDGNYIMLRNLYANEKRWKEADEVKGLMRRNGVKKEAGCSAIEVDSRVWEFVAGDRVHPKWEAIHSVLGQLWAHMKGTRLHTKTRKRGRDMLNC; encoded by the coding sequence ATGAGAGGGAACCAACAACAATCGCTTTGGAGTCAAATAGAGAGAAAATGCCTTTCTCTTCTCCAACAATCCACAACCAGAGCCAACCTCCTCCAAATCCACGCTTTCATGCTCCGTAACGCCCTCGAAACCAACCCCAATCTCTTCACCAAATTCATTGCAACTTGCTCTTCCATCGCCCTTCTGGCTCCTCTGTATGACCCACTTGTCGGAATCGTCCACGCCCGTCGTGTGTTTGATCATAGACCCCACAGGGATGATGCCTTTCTTTGCAACTCCATGATCAAAGCGTATGTGGGTATGCGCCAATATTCTGAATCTTTCGCTCTTTATAGAGATCTTAGGAGAAATACGAGTTTTACGCCTGATAGTTTCACGTTTTCAGTGTTGGCAAAGTCCTGTGCACTGAATATGGCGATTTGGGAGGGTCAAGAGATTCATAGTCATGTTGTGGCAGTGGGGTTTGGCTTGGATTTGTATGCGGCGACAGCTTTGGTTGACATGTATGCGAAGTTTGGGAAGATGGATTGTGCAAGGAAGCTGTTTGATGAAATGATTGAGAGAAGTCAAGTGTCTTGGACTGCTCTTATTGGTGGGTATGTGAGGTCTGGAGATATGGATAATGCAGGAAAGCTCTTTGATCAGATGATTGAGAAAGACTCAGCTGCATTCAATACAATGATTGATGCTTACGTCAAGTTGGGAGATATGTGCTCAGccagaaaattatttgatgagATGCCAGAGAGGAGTGTAGTCTCTTGGACGATTATGATTTATGGGTACTGTAGCAATGGTAATCTTGATTCTGCTAGGTCGCTATTCGATGGCATGCCCGAGAAGAATCTGTTTTCTTGGAATGCAATGATCAGTGGATATTGCCAAAACAAACAGCCATATGAAGCGTTGAAACTGTTTCATGAAATGCAATCAACGACATCACTGGAACCAGATGAAGTTACTATAGTGAGTGTTCTTCCAGCAATAGCTGATTTGGGTGCTTTGGATTTGGGTGGTTGGGTCCATAGGTTTGTCCGGAGGAAGAAACTTGATAGAGCAACTAATGTTGGTACCGCTCTCATTGATATGTATGCCAAATGTGGTGAAATTGTGAAAGCTAGGGGAGTTTTTGACAACATGCCTGAGAAAGAAACCGCTTCTTGGAATGCTTTGATTAATGGGTTTGCGATCAATGGGCGTGCCAAGGAAGCATTGGGGTTATTCATGGAGATGAATCATAAAGGTTTTAAGCCAAATGAGATCACCATGATAGGTGTTTTATCAGCTTGTAATCATAGTGGGTTAGTGGAGGAAGGGAAGAGGTGGTTTAAAGCAATGGAAGAATTTGGGCTTACCCCAAAAATTGAACACTATGGTTGCATGGTAGACCTTTTGGGGAGGGCAGGGTGTTTGCAGGAAGCTGAGAAGTTGATGGAGAGCATGCCTTATGAAGCGAATGGGATAATCTTGAGTTCTTTTCTATTTGCATGCGGCTACTCCAAGGATGTTGCAAGAGCTGAAAGAGTACTAGAAGAGGCGATTAAAATGGAGGCATGGAATGATGGGAACTACATTATGTTGAGGAATTTGTATGCAAATGAGAAAAGATGGAAAGAAGCGGATGAAGTTAAGGGTTTGATGAGGAGGAATGGAGTGAAGAAAGAGGCTGGTTGCAGTGCAATTGAAGTTGATAGTAGGGTTTGGGAGTTTGTAGCAGGGGATAGAGTGCATCCAAAATGGGAGGCCATTCATTCTGTCTTAGGCCAGTTATGGGCGCACATGAAGGGAACAAGGCTGCATACTAAAACTAGGAAGAGAGGGAGAGATATGTTGAATTGTTGA
- the LOC117932497 gene encoding pentatricopeptide repeat-containing protein At2g44880-like isoform X2 — MRGNQQQSLWSQIERKCLSLLQQSTTRANLLQIHAFMLRNALETNPNLFTKFIATCSSIALLAPLYDPLVGIVHARRVFDHRPHRDDAFLCNSMIKAYVVLAKSCALNMAIWEGQEIHSHVVAVGFGLDLYAATALVDMYAKFGKMDCARKLFDEMIERSQVSWTALIGGYVRSGDMDNAGKLFDQMIEKDSAAFNTMIDAYVKLGDMCSARKLFDEMPERSVVSWTIMIYGYCSNGNLDSARSLFDGMPEKNLFSWNAMISGYCQNKQPYEALKLFHEMQSTTSLEPDEVTIVSVLPAIADLGALDLGGWVHRFVRRKKLDRATNVGTALIDMYAKCGEIVKARGVFDNMPEKETASWNALINGFAINGRAKEALGLFMEMNHKGFKPNEITMIGVLSACNHSGLVEEGKRWFKAMEEFGLTPKIEHYGCMVDLLGRAGCLQEAEKLMESMPYEANGIILSSFLFACGYSKDVARAERVLEEAIKMEAWNDGNYIMLRNLYANEKRWKEADEVKGLMRRNGVKKEAGCSAIEVDSRVWEFVAGDRVHPKWEAIHSVLGQLWAHMKGTRLHTKTRKRGRDMLNC, encoded by the exons ATGAGAGGGAACCAACAACAATCGCTTTGGAGTCAAATAGAGAGAAAATGCCTTTCTCTTCTCCAACAATCCACAACCAGAGCCAACCTCCTCCAAATCCACGCTTTCATGCTCCGTAACGCCCTCGAAACCAACCCCAATCTCTTCACCAAATTCATTGCAACTTGCTCTTCCATCGCCCTTCTGGCTCCTCTGTATGACCCACTTGTCGGAATCGTCCACGCCCGTCGTGTGTTTGATCATAGACCCCACAGGGATGATGCCTTTCTTTGCAACTCCATGATCAAAGCGTATGTGG TGTTGGCAAAGTCCTGTGCACTGAATATGGCGATTTGGGAGGGTCAAGAGATTCATAGTCATGTTGTGGCAGTGGGGTTTGGCTTGGATTTGTATGCGGCGACAGCTTTGGTTGACATGTATGCGAAGTTTGGGAAGATGGATTGTGCAAGGAAGCTGTTTGATGAAATGATTGAGAGAAGTCAAGTGTCTTGGACTGCTCTTATTGGTGGGTATGTGAGGTCTGGAGATATGGATAATGCAGGAAAGCTCTTTGATCAGATGATTGAGAAAGACTCAGCTGCATTCAATACAATGATTGATGCTTACGTCAAGTTGGGAGATATGTGCTCAGccagaaaattatttgatgagATGCCAGAGAGGAGTGTAGTCTCTTGGACGATTATGATTTATGGGTACTGTAGCAATGGTAATCTTGATTCTGCTAGGTCGCTATTCGATGGCATGCCCGAGAAGAATCTGTTTTCTTGGAATGCAATGATCAGTGGATATTGCCAAAACAAACAGCCATATGAAGCGTTGAAACTGTTTCATGAAATGCAATCAACGACATCACTGGAACCAGATGAAGTTACTATAGTGAGTGTTCTTCCAGCAATAGCTGATTTGGGTGCTTTGGATTTGGGTGGTTGGGTCCATAGGTTTGTCCGGAGGAAGAAACTTGATAGAGCAACTAATGTTGGTACCGCTCTCATTGATATGTATGCCAAATGTGGTGAAATTGTGAAAGCTAGGGGAGTTTTTGACAACATGCCTGAGAAAGAAACCGCTTCTTGGAATGCTTTGATTAATGGGTTTGCGATCAATGGGCGTGCCAAGGAAGCATTGGGGTTATTCATGGAGATGAATCATAAAGGTTTTAAGCCAAATGAGATCACCATGATAGGTGTTTTATCAGCTTGTAATCATAGTGGGTTAGTGGAGGAAGGGAAGAGGTGGTTTAAAGCAATGGAAGAATTTGGGCTTACCCCAAAAATTGAACACTATGGTTGCATGGTAGACCTTTTGGGGAGGGCAGGGTGTTTGCAGGAAGCTGAGAAGTTGATGGAGAGCATGCCTTATGAAGCGAATGGGATAATCTTGAGTTCTTTTCTATTTGCATGCGGCTACTCCAAGGATGTTGCAAGAGCTGAAAGAGTACTAGAAGAGGCGATTAAAATGGAGGCATGGAATGATGGGAACTACATTATGTTGAGGAATTTGTATGCAAATGAGAAAAGATGGAAAGAAGCGGATGAAGTTAAGGGTTTGATGAGGAGGAATGGAGTGAAGAAAGAGGCTGGTTGCAGTGCAATTGAAGTTGATAGTAGGGTTTGGGAGTTTGTAGCAGGGGATAGAGTGCATCCAAAATGGGAGGCCATTCATTCTGTCTTAGGCCAGTTATGGGCGCACATGAAGGGAACAAGGCTGCATACTAAAACTAGGAAGAGAGGGAGAGATATGTTGAATTGTTGA